The following coding sequences lie in one Agrobacterium vitis genomic window:
- a CDS encoding response regulator transcription factor, with translation MAKALLIDDDADLTTLLKEYLSEEGFDVATAQDGRAAIVQAASGAADIIVLDIMMPHMNGIDFLQRIRRVSKVPVLMLTVRGDDVDRIAGLNLGADDYVPKPCSPGELAARLKAILRRAGSSGAGISQDALRAGELAIHPGNRTAEWRGKRLGLTGTEFEVLARAGQLVSKQEISKHAFGRPLTPFDRRIDVHLSSVRQKLGTRDDGQSWIETVRGQGYLLLQDG, from the coding sequence ATGGCAAAGGCTCTTCTCATCGACGACGACGCCGATCTCACAACGCTTCTCAAGGAGTATCTCTCCGAAGAGGGCTTCGACGTCGCGACCGCGCAGGACGGGCGCGCCGCGATCGTTCAGGCCGCATCAGGCGCCGCCGACATCATTGTTCTCGACATCATGATGCCACACATGAATGGCATCGACTTCCTGCAACGGATCAGGCGAGTGAGCAAAGTGCCCGTTCTTATGCTGACGGTCCGGGGCGACGACGTGGACCGCATCGCCGGGCTCAATCTCGGCGCCGACGATTATGTGCCAAAGCCATGCTCCCCCGGCGAGCTCGCGGCAAGGCTGAAGGCCATATTGCGCCGGGCCGGCTCCTCTGGCGCCGGCATCTCGCAGGACGCGCTCCGGGCTGGAGAATTGGCCATCCATCCGGGAAACAGGACGGCGGAATGGCGCGGAAAGCGTCTGGGACTGACAGGCACTGAGTTCGAGGTGCTTGCCCGTGCCGGTCAGCTCGTCTCCAAGCAGGAAATATCAAAGCACGCCTTCGGACGCCCCCTGACGCCGTTCGACCGGCGGATCGACGTTCACCTGAGCAGCGTCCGCCAGAAGCTCGGCACCAGGGATGACGGCCAATCCTGGATAGAAACGGTGCGGGGACAGGGCTATCTACTCCTGCAAGATGGATGA